In the Thermoanaerobaculia bacterium genome, one interval contains:
- a CDS encoding DUF1972 domain-containing protein, which produces MKIAILGTRGIPARYGGFETFAEEVSRRLARRGHDVTVYCRRHYTDPSLTRLGDVRLVVLPTIRTKYLDTVVHAFLSAVDAARRGFDAVLFCNAITAAFCGIPKLSGARVLLNVDGLERNRRKWSAAGRAAYAISERLSTSLPDVVVTDAEVIRRYYAETFGIDPLVIPYGGDLDPPSGAESLRRWNLSPGAYFLYVSRLEPENNALAVVEAYRAAKGNLPLVVVGDAPYAADYIARVKAAADPRVLFTGAVYGEGYRELLFHARAYVQATEVGGTHPALVEAMGAGRIVAYHDSPENREVCGGAGLPFDARRPFTLTAIFDALVDDPGPAAVLSDKARARVEERYRWEAVTDAYEKALAQPAKFGG; this is translated from the coding sequence ATGAAGATTGCGATCCTCGGCACCCGCGGGATTCCCGCACGCTACGGCGGCTTCGAGACGTTCGCCGAGGAGGTCTCGCGGCGGCTGGCGCGCCGGGGCCACGACGTGACGGTCTATTGCCGGAGGCATTACACGGACCCGTCGCTCACGCGCCTCGGCGACGTCCGCCTCGTCGTTCTGCCGACGATCCGCACCAAATACCTCGACACGGTCGTGCACGCGTTCCTCTCGGCCGTCGACGCCGCGCGCCGCGGCTTCGACGCGGTGCTGTTCTGCAACGCGATCACCGCGGCGTTCTGCGGTATCCCGAAGCTCTCCGGAGCGCGCGTGCTCTTGAACGTCGACGGGCTCGAGCGAAACCGGCGGAAGTGGAGCGCGGCCGGCCGCGCCGCCTACGCCATCTCGGAGCGCCTCTCGACGTCGCTCCCCGACGTCGTCGTGACGGACGCCGAGGTCATCCGCCGGTACTACGCCGAGACGTTCGGGATCGACCCGCTCGTCATTCCGTACGGCGGCGACCTCGATCCGCCTTCAGGCGCCGAGAGCCTCCGGCGCTGGAATCTTTCGCCCGGCGCGTACTTCCTCTACGTGTCGCGGCTCGAGCCGGAGAACAACGCGCTCGCCGTCGTCGAGGCGTACCGCGCCGCGAAAGGAAACCTGCCGCTCGTCGTCGTGGGAGACGCGCCTTACGCGGCCGACTACATCGCGCGCGTGAAGGCGGCGGCCGATCCGCGCGTTCTCTTCACCGGCGCGGTCTACGGCGAGGGATACCGCGAGCTCCTCTTCCACGCCCGGGCGTACGTGCAGGCGACGGAGGTCGGCGGGACTCATCCCGCGCTCGTCGAAGCGATGGGAGCGGGGAGGATCGTCGCCTACCACGACTCTCCCGAGAACCGGGAGGTCTGCGGCGGAGCGGGGCTGCCGTTCGACGCGCGCCGCCCCTTCACGCTCACCGCGATCTTCGACGCGCTCGTGGACGATCCCGGCCCGGCGGCCGTATTGTCGGACAAGGCGAGAGCGCGCGTCGAGGAACGCTACCGCTGGGAGGCCGTCACCGATGCCTATGAGAAGGCGCTCGCGCAGCCGGCGAAGTTCGGGGGCTGA
- a CDS encoding sugar transferase yields MLRQRARALAGALIAADLLLTAVSLGAAYLLRNHVLRALWPGAFAGPLYPFSRYLLLLALVVPVFALCLVAVGFYSSRRTLPLWEELWAAAKAVFFGTATVALLVYALRLTYVSRPFLFLFALVDFALLATEKLLIRSTAQSARARGLNFRTVVVAGTGPRAVAMAQFLEAHPHWGFRVLGYLDDHAGGEITRDGRWKNLGEIGELGELLAREIVDEVIFAIEKGRLEEFEDAMLAAERHGVRSHVALDLFPHVIARPVLEELDGVPLLTFTTVPTNPVLLAGKRAIDLGLSLALLVVTLPIQLLAAAAIKLTTPGPVLFRQTRCGLNARPFTLLKFRTMIAGAEERLSEVSHLNEMSGPVFKSARDPRRTAAGKVLRRFSIDELPQLWNVLKGDMSLVGPRPPLPEEVLRYEPWQRRRLSMKPGLTCLWQISGRNEIPDFDRWMALDLKYIDTWTPFLDLKILMLTVPIVLTGRGAR; encoded by the coding sequence ATGTTGAGACAGCGCGCACGGGCGCTCGCCGGGGCGCTGATCGCGGCCGACCTCCTCCTGACGGCGGTCTCGCTCGGCGCCGCGTACCTCCTCCGCAACCACGTTCTGCGCGCGCTCTGGCCCGGCGCCTTCGCCGGTCCGCTCTATCCGTTCTCGAGGTACCTCCTCCTCCTCGCTCTCGTCGTCCCGGTCTTCGCGCTCTGTCTCGTCGCGGTCGGTTTCTATTCGAGCCGCCGGACGCTTCCGCTCTGGGAGGAGCTCTGGGCCGCCGCGAAGGCCGTCTTCTTCGGCACCGCCACGGTCGCGCTCCTCGTCTACGCGCTGCGGCTGACGTACGTGTCCCGCCCCTTCCTCTTCCTCTTCGCGCTCGTCGACTTCGCGCTGCTCGCGACCGAGAAGCTCCTGATCCGGAGCACCGCGCAGAGCGCCCGCGCGCGCGGCCTCAATTTCCGGACGGTCGTCGTCGCGGGCACGGGACCGCGGGCCGTCGCGATGGCGCAGTTCCTGGAAGCGCATCCTCACTGGGGGTTCCGGGTGCTCGGTTACCTCGACGACCACGCGGGCGGGGAGATCACGCGCGACGGCCGCTGGAAGAATCTCGGCGAGATCGGCGAGCTCGGCGAGCTGCTCGCGCGGGAGATCGTCGACGAGGTGATCTTCGCGATCGAGAAGGGAAGGCTCGAGGAGTTCGAGGACGCGATGCTCGCGGCCGAGCGCCACGGCGTGCGCTCGCACGTGGCCCTCGACCTCTTCCCGCACGTCATCGCCCGGCCGGTGCTCGAGGAGCTCGACGGCGTGCCGCTCCTGACCTTCACGACCGTCCCGACCAATCCGGTGCTCCTCGCCGGCAAGCGCGCGATCGACCTCGGGCTCTCGCTCGCGCTCCTCGTCGTCACGCTCCCGATCCAGCTCCTCGCGGCCGCCGCGATCAAGCTGACGACGCCGGGACCCGTCCTCTTCCGGCAGACCCGCTGCGGGCTGAACGCCCGGCCGTTCACGCTGCTGAAGTTCCGCACGATGATCGCCGGCGCCGAGGAGCGGCTCTCGGAGGTCAGCCACTTGAACGAAATGTCGGGGCCGGTCTTCAAGAGCGCCCGCGATCCGAGGCGGACGGCGGCCGGAAAAGTGCTCCGCCGCTTCTCGATCGACGAGCTGCCGCAGCTCTGGAACGTGCTGAAGGGGGACATGAGCCTCGTCGGCCCGCGCCCGCCGCTGCCCGAAGAGGTGCTGCGCTACGAGCCGTGGCAGCGGCGGCGGCTGTCGATGAAGCCGGGGCTCACGTGCCTCTGGCAGATCTCCGGCCGAAACGAGATCCCCGACTTCGACCGGTGGATGGCGCTCGACCTGAAGTACATCGACACGTGGACGCCGTTCCTGGACCTGAAGATCCTGATGCTGACCGTGCCGATCGTGCTCACCGGGCGCGGCGCCCGGTAA
- a CDS encoding class I SAM-dependent methyltransferase has translation MIANQLPAWAIEAARLARTAALRIVSPAERRWRSLRGAEPLPPLWLRRHAGPIRAFSRAADDCRQQLLAWNAFAPAASILDLGCGPGAMALSLRDDLAPPARYLGIDVHAPSIRWCRDAFGGDRRFRFETADVASPFGAGTVPVGRYRVPAADGSVDLVIAKSLFTHLTRTEAMHYLGEIRRVLAHGGAALVTAFLFGGGVTVPAFPHGDGDFRWRIRNRPAAAAAFGIDRFAEMLEAADLWIEKSLFGFHPGTARVPTGQDVLLLRRKWLPVWS, from the coding sequence GTGATCGCGAATCAATTACCGGCCTGGGCGATCGAGGCCGCACGGCTCGCGAGGACGGCCGCGCTTCGGATCGTCTCGCCGGCCGAGCGCCGGTGGAGGTCGCTCCGCGGGGCCGAGCCGCTCCCGCCGCTCTGGCTTCGGCGGCACGCGGGCCCGATCCGCGCGTTCTCGCGGGCGGCGGACGATTGTCGGCAGCAGCTCCTGGCGTGGAACGCGTTTGCGCCGGCCGCCTCGATCCTCGATCTCGGCTGCGGCCCCGGAGCGATGGCGCTCTCCCTCCGGGACGATCTCGCGCCTCCGGCGCGCTATCTCGGCATCGACGTGCACGCGCCATCGATCCGCTGGTGCCGCGACGCCTTCGGCGGCGACCGCCGATTCCGGTTCGAGACCGCCGACGTCGCGTCGCCGTTCGGTGCGGGGACGGTTCCCGTCGGCCGGTATCGCGTGCCGGCCGCCGACGGGTCGGTCGATCTGGTGATCGCGAAATCGCTCTTCACGCATCTGACCCGGACGGAAGCGATGCATTATCTCGGGGAGATCCGGCGGGTGCTCGCGCACGGCGGCGCCGCTCTGGTGACGGCGTTCCTCTTCGGCGGCGGCGTGACGGTTCCCGCCTTTCCCCATGGCGACGGCGACTTCCGGTGGAGGATCAGAAATCGCCCCGCCGCGGCGGCCGCGTTCGGGATCGATCGTTTCGCGGAGATGCTCGAGGCGGCCGATCTCTGGATCGAGAAGTCGCTGTTCGGTTTTCATCCGGGAACGGCGCGCGTCCCCACGGGGCAGGACGTCCTGCTGCTGCGGAGGAAGTGGCTGCCCGTCTGGTCCTAG